The nucleotide window CTTTGTTTAATGTATGTTAAACATCTGATGTGCTCTTTTTGTGTGTAGTTCAGCCCAGAGGAGAGGGATCCTGTTCCGCTGAGTATTTACCACATGCCTATTTGTGTAAGCTTCGCTTTTTTCCAGCAGGGGTAAGAACATATCCTACAGTTTAGCAgtcaaatcatatatatatatatatatatatatatatatatatatatatatataatgttatcgTAAGGTCATGTGATACTACTCATAGTAATCTTTGGTGTATAATCAGATTTACGCCCCTGACACTACAGCTAACTACATGCCTGAATTATTATACACTTGTCATTACATGGCTGGATTGGTAAAATAATATCAGATAGACTATGCATGCCAAAGGAGACCATAGAAAATGCATTGCATAGCAAAAGCAGAAGAAGCAGCACCGtaaagactgaatgaaacaTTGATAATTTATAGTTTCTGTTCTGTTGTATTAGACTGATGTTCAAAATGTGGGAATTTAAAGTATTGTTTtctataaaaacataaattggTAACTGTGTTCCGAGTCCATGAAATCATCACGTTAATGAGGACACAGTCAGTTTATAATTGGTCTCTACctgtaaatcatttaaaaaggttCACCCCTTAATTCATGCACTATTTTATGtgcatgatttttttaattcatgCACAGGGCGGCTTTGTCCACGTAATCTTTGAAGTAATTGGCTGATGGAATCACATTTACTGCCAATGCTGCAATTAAGTCAAAACTGTACTGCAGTAATTTAGTTAACCGTCATCTGTCAGAGGCCTACTGTTTACGTAATTGTTTACAAGCTATTAATAATTGATATGATATAAAATTAATAcgaatttagatttttttgtggTGGTTATGATTATgacctctctcttttctgtagCACATATTTGCTTGTGGATCCTTGTGAAAAAGAGGAGCTTGTCATGGATGGTCTTTTAGTCATTGCCATGAATAAACACAGGGAGATATGCTCTGTTCAGTCCAGTGGAGGAATCATGCTGCTGAAAGACCAGGTGCGAATGTGTCTGACATGTTGAATTTTAATATATACTAGGTTTATTTAGGTGCACATACGTTTGTACCTAGATTAATTGGGCCGATACTCCTATTATGTAAGTGTACTTCATAGGTTCACAGTTAGTGTTCTAATGTTGAGATTAAATTAACTGGCTAAAATGTGGACAGTGCAGTGCCCTTTGTAATGTCTGGGACAAAGACACATTTGTGTGATAAACCACAGTTTAAAATGATGAATCACACATAACTaaagtacactgttaaaagtctaagatccttgaggaaatTTCTTatggttcttcagtttgaaactgctTCAAGAAACCTTCgttcttctttaaaaaaaaaaaaataaaaaataataataataaaacttttcttgaaggttcctccacagtttcaaattaaaaaaaaaattccaaaaAAAGTTTAAGCTTTTAACAGCGTACACATTCCAGACTTTAATTTACGGGTATTTGCATACATTTAACTTTCACATGTGGAAGTTACAGCTTTTTGTCCACACACTTTGCTTTTGCCATCACTCTGATACAGGTTCATTTTAACATTATAGTGTGCTGAAATGGGGGgggctgtgtaaaaaaaaaaaaagtgttgtaaTTTCAATATGGTGAAACCGGATTGAATACAAACTGCAGATTGCACAATTAAACTGTGTCTTTGTCTCGAGTATTATGGAAGTCACTGTGTGTGATATATAATCTCCATATAGAGGGTAACAGAGCATTTCCTGTACAGGCTGCAAATATTTGTTAATTTTGTTATTACTGTACATGAGCTATTTCAATGTCCAGTTGTGAAATGTGAATGGaggaaattatttatatatatatatatatatatatatatatatatatatatatataaattctgaAAGAACTGTAATTGACACATGTAGTttattagtgtgtgtatttgtatctgTCCAGgttctaagatgcagtaaaatAGCCAGTGTAAAAGTTTCAGAGATCTCCGAGCTCATCAACAAAGCCTTGGAAAACGACAAGCGAGTCAGGTATAGTGGgtttgtaaacaaaaaaaaaaggtagtgTAATTAACTTACTGACAATGTAAACTTGATTCAGTGATATGAATAGATGTTAGAATTGTGGTCTCATTCATTTATTTGGCTTTTGAATGCTATGAATTTTGGTCTTTTGATTAAGATAAATGTTTAAAGGTGGAAGCAAGCATGGGAAATGTTTGCACTAGATTGCACATGATGATCGGGCAGTTGTTCAGActatcatgatgaatggaccaataagatatgtttacatttattgcCACGGttttattttcctgtaaattTGAGAGTTGCAGAAACAATGTTTTAAAAGATGCTTTTCTTTATATTTCATGTTTCATATTTGTGTATAGGAAGGAGGGTGGCAGGTTTGGCTTTGCTGAGTCAATACCTAAAGAGCGAATCACAGCCCTGAAAAGTAAGGAAGCTCTTGTAGAGGTTACTGGCATCCAGGAGATGGCTGAAGAAATTGCAAACAAAGGGGAAGCTCCATCTGAAGTGTATCCTTTTGACTTTGCCTTCCTCCTTGTATGCATTTTAATTCTCTTTCTTTAAATTGGGACATCAGTTTATGTTTAACCTGAGATGACActcatgtatgtatttattaaagcCCTAAGCAACTCATAAGCATaatctttttcatttattattaatattattattattattgtatttatttatttgtttgtttttaaaccaggctTTTACTGACTCAGTTGATATACCCGCTACAGGGATCAGGCTGTCgtgtgctggtgtgtggttCACCATTTCACACTTGtgtcattgacccttgaccctTAATCAGGGTGCCCTCCCCTATTATCGTTGCTGCTGGAACAGGGCACGTGGGTGAGGGGCTCCAGAACACCTGgggtctggaggaggaagatgaaggaGAGGAGTGGCAAGGCGTGACCGATGAAaatgaggagaagaagaagaaaggtaCGGCGTGTGCATGTTTGTTtctgtatatattatacatcTGTCTCACTTTCttagtgtatctgtgtgtgtgtgttttttttttctcttcagatAAAATGATTGTGATCTCCGACAGTGAAGAAGAGGAAGTTGTGGTTCTAAATCCAGAAGCACTGTGTGTATACTCATCTTTTGTATTATTCACATCAGGAGAACATGTCAGGATATTACTGCATCAGTCTAATATTTGCTCAACTTTCTTTCAAAGGAAATCCAAAGGCAAACGGCCCAAACACTGAAGAGGAAGCAGAATATTATGAATGATGGAAGCACGCAGGCACATTGACAAActgttctttgtctttgtcaaataaatgtatttttttaaacacactggAGAAGTGGTCATTCTGCCAATCTGCATTCTGTCATTACATATTCAGTACAATTCAGTCACAAATGATCTAATCATGTGAGGTGGGTGAAGTATCCCAACATAACCCAGACTCAAGTTAAAAAGTGTCTCTGAACATAAGGAAATCACTAAGTTATTTATATTTCAGTCAATTCAGTCATAATGTAAATGGGTTATAAATGGGGTAATCGTAAAATTTAGCTTTACttctaaatgaatgaatacatCATATTAAATCATATTGATGGTGGGGGGTGTTGTTTCTATTTATAAGTCATTTTACCAATATTCTGATTCACCCAGAAGCGCTCGATCATTTCTGGGTGCTCAGATACCCctaagtaaaggtgcacgtatttgtcattgtactatgtacagcgaaatgtgtcctctgcatttaacccatctgtggtagtgaacacacacacatacacacacacacacacacacacacacgtgaactaggggcagtgagtacacacacacccagagtggtggggagcagagagggtgaagggcccaacagtggcagcttgccgagtctgggaatcgaacccacaaccctgttatcgatagcctggcgctctaatcGCTAAGCCACTACTGCCCATGGAGATGCACTTTCCTACACAATGTTTGTGTTACCACTGCTTTAACTCCTCAGTTTGTCAGTGTAGTTGATGTACTGAGGCAGGGGTGCCGGCATGTGGTGTGAAATAATGACCGGAGTCAAATTATATACTGAAGCTaactttttatacatatatgtatcCATGTATCTcctcacatatatatatatatatatatatatatatatatatatatatatatatatatatatatatatgtttgaatttcctatcacaatattatgaccaGCCCCCTGTTCTTTATTGGTCATTGGTCTGGACCACTGCAGGAcgggtattatttgggtggtgggtgaaAAATGTAAGCTGCCTCGAGCGTCTAGCCAGTGAGGTCATGACGCTCTCCAAGCTACATGTTGTTACAAGACACATAAACATGCGTAGCCACACTGACGAGAAAAGAGCATAATCGGATGTAAATAATGTGCTGAAGTGAGTTTAACCGCGTAGAGGAGACAAAAACAAGTCCTCCTGGCccgtacggggatcgaacccgcgaccttggcgttattagcaccacgctctaaccaactgagctaaccggccagTTGTACAGAGCCCCCCCGAGCACGCAGCTACGTATTTGCACGTTGCCCATCCCACGCGCTGTCTGAGTGATCTAGCTACCTCCTCTCACACAAGTGCTGAAATGCCAGTGCTGAAAAGAGAGACACGCGAACGTGAGCGGCATTGTCCTGTTAGCAAAGTATGATTTTAAGGGCATGTACATTCAGTGACACTGGTGCTATAATGCTAGCTAAATAATTACACCGTTAACGGAGACGTGGTGTCGCTCTTTGAGCGCTAACCCACGCGGCGTCGCAGTGCGCGTCGCCGGCTGCAGCGCTCGGAACGCCGGCGCGCTCCCGAGGGCTGAGGGCGCGCGCCCGCAGACGTTGCTCAGGCTTCAAGATGGCGGAAGCCCTGACAACTCAAGAAGAGGTGGTGAGAGACCTTCacgctttcttcttcttttttccgtCCACGGACTTCCATGTTCACGCCGCATTTCCTAGCCATGGTTTACCGGTGGTTTTAGCCCCTTTCGTGGCTGCCAGACACGGACAGTAACGGTTTCCCTCGCTGCGTGAGGTGTTTGAGACGCGGCCCAGTTGGTGTTTTCTGGCCAGCAGCGCTAGCCAGTCAGCTAGCGGGCTAACCTATTTCTCGAGGAGtagctacctagctagctaacttattattatcattattattagttgaCAAGCGTGTGTAAACATATCGTAGTTACGTTTGTTCATAAATACTGCCAGTCCTCTCCCACACAGCTAACGGGAAGAAATGAGCGTCCGCCACACTCGCTACTGAACCAGCCAACGGCTACAGAGGCTAGTTGGTTAGCGTGTCAGCTAAAAGGCTGTTTTAGGCAGAAAGGGAGAGTCTAATGATAAGATCCACTTCAGTCTGgggttgtctctctctctcacttctgcaCAGTTGCTGCCACGACAGATAGCTAGCTTATGTTCCTCGTTTAGTAGCTAGACAGCTAGTTTAGTGCttgcttgctagctagctatgttcaTTCTCCAGTGGTTGTCAGTTAATGCAGCTAGCTGGGTAAAATGCACGCCTGTGCTCAGCACCCCTGCTTTCCAGCatatctagctagctacagcTTTAACGCCGACctgcagctagctagctagcttgagCTGTAGCTACTAGCTAGCATATgcccatatgtttgtggacacccccacAAACTAATGAATGCCTTCTGTTAATTTAGCTGAGTTGTACCtgaatgcaaatgcacacacgttcagcttgtctagtccctgtaggggaAGTATTGCcagcactctctggagcagacaaacatgaacctattggcactgtgccgAAAGCAGTTGTGGGTTAgagggtataaaccccccccccctgcattgagctgtgcagtaGTTGAATTGTGtgtgaatgatggtgctccatccagtacttttgggatgaggtgaggtgttgatcatccagcatcctgacttcactaacactctcATTGCTGAGTGCAATCCAGTCCTCAcggcagtgctccaaaatctggtaaaaAGCCCtctgtggacagtagagacagttactccaacaaaagccggaTAAACTCGTGttaaatgcccttgattttggaagaaacgaggagtgagcaggtgtctgaaTATCTTGTACAAATACTTTGTCTCTAAAATCTCTTGTCTTGAAAATGTCTGTTGTAATGTCTTATtgcacctttaaaatgttatcaGGTGGCATTTGACAGGATGCTTTTTATCTCAGTACTTCCTAATTGTACCTGACATCTGCCACTTTAAGTAACTATCAGTTAGGCTGAAGCCACACCTTCATTTTGGCCACAGGTTTCCTCTTGGATGAGGCTTGTTCTGTACACCTGCagagaaaatattaaaatatggaGGACAGGGGCTACTCTGGAGCATGAGATGGGAACCACTGGTTTAGACAAAATATGtcaaaattatttataaaattgtGAACACAGAATGTGATTCAGTGCAATGCAGTGGTGTCTCGATGTAAGACACCAGTAcagagtgtgaatgtgtggtgttttgtatgaTTATGGTAATATCTGATACAGTGTTTAAATCTGAGGTCCTTATTCAGTTTTATATTTTGTATGAAAAATAATGTTGGGAATGGTTTTACTGAGCTTTAAATATATTCCACATTTGTtgattttaaacagttttcagtttcagtacctgaaATGAtgctctcaaaaaaaaaaaaaaaatcaaccccACAAAATTGCTAACCCCTTAAAATTAGTTTTGCGATTCCTTTGCGATTTTGCAGTCCTTTGCGATTTGGTGTGTGCATAAGGTGAGTCCCTCCCTAGAGCTAGGCAATATGACAGTATTACATTGTATTgtgataattatttaaaatagtggtacacaatatgcttttatgagtatatCGTGGATgtcgtcagtgcttaaaaaatattgagtaactgcacatttcattacagagtgTAAGTAGTCCTATTTAATTGAATGGAGTGtagcatattttaaaaagtcacagtgctcagtatgggagagtatttggacagatttatataatacaaaatgcttttaaatactatgatataacatttttaccatattgcccagctgtaAACCTCCCACTCCCTTCCCGCTTCATTCTGGTTTTCACTGCACTGTTTCAAATTTGATTCTTTAGTTTGCGCTGAAATACTTACACCCATACTGTTTAGGTAGCTGTAGACCAGAGGAGGTGGAATGCAGATGCTTTTAAGTGTGTGGTCTGTGTTTAATGATTTTACAGGCTGAAGAAAGAAGTAATAATCAAAATTTGTAAATATCAAATGGCAGTTGTTGCTTTTGCTTGAAACCTATgtttgtcaaaatttcatgatgaatgtaccaatagaaatgctgcaaaatgacttAGTAATACATTCTTTTTATTGCTTTGCCTTCCATCAAAAGGTAATTctgtgaagttgccattttagagCTAGAgctatttttgcatgacagcaaagaTATAATAagtggatatgtgtgtgtatttctcagGCGGTGGAGGAGTTTCTGGATAAGGTGAGATGTAGAGAGCAGTCACAGAATGCCACCCTCGTCAGTCACATGACCGCAGTCAAGTTCCTCATGGCACGAAAGTTTGACGTCCCTAGAGCCATAGACCTCTTTCAGGCTTACAAGGTAGAGCGAATATACTTATCTCTTATAATTAAACTTAAAGTACTCTTAGGCTTAAAGAAATATTTACTCTTAATAATGTTTTGTCTGACCGCACTACATTGTGCCTGATTCAGATAGCATGGAGTATAAATGGGCAGGCACTAAATTCAGCATGACGTGTATAAAACAT belongs to Salminus brasiliensis chromosome 24, fSalBra1.hap2, whole genome shotgun sequence and includes:
- the exosc9 gene encoding exosome complex component RRP45, with translation MRETPLSNCERIFLLKAIEEKKRLDGRQTYDYRNIKITFGTDYGCCTVSLGKTRVLAQVSCELVPPKDSRPTEGIMFFNLELSPMASPAFQPNRQSELLVTLNRQLERCLRNSKCIDTESLCVVSGEKVWQIRVDVHVLNHDGNLMDAASIAAISALCHFRRPDVAIQGRDITIFSPEERDPVPLSIYHMPICVSFAFFQQGTYLLVDPCEKEELVMDGLLVIAMNKHREICSVQSSGGIMLLKDQVLRCSKIASVKVSEISELINKALENDKRVRKEGGRFGFAESIPKERITALKSKEALVEVTGIQEMAEEIANKGEAPSEVVPSPIIVAAGTGHVGEGLQNTWGLEEEDEGEEWQGVTDENEEKKKKDKMIVISDSEEEEVVVLNPEALKSKGKRPKH